In Treponema rectale, a single genomic region encodes these proteins:
- a CDS encoding ABC transporter ATP-binding protein, which yields MNEVILSVKNLTVNFRTNSGTVHAVRNISFDLFKGQTLAIVGESGSGKSVTSKAILGIESPNAEIPQGEIIFENENLLKFSEKDFNKIRGNKIAMIFQDPMSSLDPIVKIGKQITEAIIINAKKNFQKISKKEAYQKAISIMTEVGIPEPEKRFNQYPFEFSGGMRQRIVIAIAISSNPEILICDEPTTALDVTIQSQILQTIKRLKKERNMSVIFITHDLGVVANVADSVAVMYAGKIVEYGTSREIFYNSKHPYTWALLSSIPDPDSDNRLESIPGTPPDMRFPPEGDAFAPRNKYAMEIDFEREPPFFKVSPTHYAATWLLHPDAPEVELPLRIKQLQQKGNFHEQ from the coding sequence ATGAACGAAGTAATCCTCAGCGTAAAAAATCTTACTGTAAATTTCCGCACAAATTCCGGCACAGTACACGCAGTCCGCAACATAAGCTTTGACCTTTTCAAAGGACAGACACTTGCAATTGTCGGAGAAAGCGGCAGCGGTAAAAGCGTTACCTCAAAAGCAATTCTTGGAATAGAATCTCCCAACGCAGAAATTCCCCAGGGTGAAATTATTTTCGAAAACGAAAACTTATTAAAATTCTCAGAAAAAGATTTTAATAAAATACGCGGCAATAAAATCGCCATGATATTTCAGGACCCGATGTCTTCCCTTGATCCTATTGTGAAAATCGGAAAGCAAATAACAGAAGCTATCATAATCAACGCAAAGAAAAACTTTCAGAAAATTTCTAAAAAAGAAGCTTATCAAAAAGCAATTTCCATCATGACGGAAGTAGGAATCCCTGAACCCGAAAAAAGATTCAATCAATATCCCTTTGAATTTTCCGGAGGAATGAGACAACGCATCGTTATCGCAATTGCAATTTCCTCAAATCCAGAAATTCTCATCTGTGATGAACCAACCACAGCTCTGGACGTTACAATTCAATCACAGATTCTTCAGACAATAAAACGTCTTAAAAAAGAAAGAAACATGAGCGTTATTTTTATTACCCATGATTTAGGAGTTGTTGCAAATGTTGCTGATTCTGTTGCAGTAATGTATGCCGGAAAAATTGTTGAATACGGAACCAGCCGGGAAATTTTCTACAATTCAAAACATCCTTACACCTGGGCTTTACTTTCAAGTATTCCAGACCCGGATTCTGATAACCGTCTTGAGTCTATTCCGGGAACACCACCAGACATGAGGTTTCCACCGGAAGGAGATGCCTTTGCTCCAAGAAATAAATATGCTATGGAGATAGATTTTGAAAGAGAACCGCCATTTTTCAAAGTAAGTCCGACACATTATGCAGCAACCTGGCTTTTACATCCTGATGCACCGGAAGTTGAACTTCCACTCCGCATCAAGCAGCTTCAGCAAAAAGGAAACTTCCATGAACAGTGA
- a CDS encoding ABC transporter ATP-binding protein encodes MGETEVKALRDVSFDIKQGEFVTIMGPSGSGKSTCMNMIGCLDRPTDGIVKINGKETARMSEKELAVLRNQTVGFVFQQYFLLPAMTVLENVMLPLRYAGIEHHDRIILAEEALGKVGLSDRLHHHPSELSGGQKQRVAIARATVTKPKIILADEPTGALDSETGKSVMKLFWEVNKTGTTVVIVTHDPRVGAASKRCIRIFDGLIQQDSLQDPQEL; translated from the coding sequence ATGGGAGAAACGGAAGTAAAAGCTCTTCGTGATGTTTCCTTTGACATTAAGCAGGGAGAGTTTGTAACGATAATGGGGCCTTCCGGTTCCGGTAAATCTACCTGCATGAATATGATTGGCTGTCTGGACAGACCTACTGACGGAATTGTAAAGATTAACGGAAAAGAAACTGCCCGCATGTCAGAAAAGGAACTGGCTGTGCTTCGTAATCAGACTGTGGGTTTTGTTTTTCAACAGTATTTTTTATTGCCGGCTATGACTGTTTTAGAAAATGTAATGCTTCCTTTGCGTTATGCTGGTATTGAACATCATGACAGAATAATTCTTGCGGAAGAAGCGCTGGGTAAAGTCGGTTTGTCTGACAGGCTTCATCATCATCCAAGTGAACTTTCCGGTGGTCAGAAGCAGCGTGTTGCAATTGCGCGGGCAACTGTTACAAAACCAAAAATAATTCTTGCAGATGAACCGACTGGAGCTTTGGACAGCGAAACCGGTAAATCTGTAATGAAATTATTCTGGGAAGTAAATAAAACCGGAACAACAGTTGTAATAGTAACTCATGATCCTCGTGTAGGGGCTGCATCAAAAAGATGCATTAGAATTTTTGACGGACTTATTCAGCAGGATTCACTTCAGGATCCTCAGGAGCTGTAA
- a CDS encoding ATP-binding cassette domain-containing protein gives MNFRTKNGIFNAVKNVSLDIKKGEVLGLVGESGCGKTTTGRCIINLYKVSDGEIFFNGELINSKKTKLKINPKIQMIFQDPSSSLNPRMTVKEIIGEGLIIQGEKNKNTIQQKVNEVLLKVGLLPEYADRYPHEFSGGQKQRIGIARALIMKPELIIADEPVSALDVSIKAQIINLLNDLRKELNIAILFIAHDLSITKYFSDRIAVMRQGTILETADSDELFKNPVNPYTKSLLDAIPLADPDAELSRTSDRSRL, from the coding sequence ATGAACTTTCGCACAAAAAACGGTATCTTTAATGCCGTAAAAAATGTGAGCCTTGATATTAAAAAGGGAGAAGTCCTTGGTCTTGTTGGAGAAAGCGGCTGCGGCAAAACCACAACAGGAAGATGCATTATAAATCTTTATAAAGTTTCTGACGGAGAAATTTTTTTTAACGGAGAACTTATTAATTCAAAAAAAACAAAATTAAAAATCAATCCGAAGATTCAAATGATTTTTCAGGATCCTTCCAGTTCACTTAATCCGCGAATGACTGTAAAAGAAATTATCGGAGAAGGACTTATAATTCAGGGAGAAAAAAATAAGAATACGATTCAGCAGAAGGTGAATGAAGTTCTTTTAAAAGTCGGACTTCTGCCGGAATATGCAGACCGCTACCCTCATGAATTTTCCGGGGGACAAAAACAGCGCATAGGAATTGCCCGAGCCTTAATCATGAAGCCTGAACTTATAATTGCAGATGAACCTGTAAGTGCTCTTGATGTCTCAATAAAAGCACAGATAATAAATCTGCTTAATGACTTAAGAAAAGAATTAAACATTGCAATCCTGTTTATAGCACACGATCTTTCCATCACAAAATATTTTTCTGACAGAATTGCCGTAATGCGTCAGGGAACAATTCTTGAAACCGCAGACTCTGATGAACTTTTCAAAAACCCGGTTAATCCGTATACAAAATCTCTGCTCGATGCAATTCCACTTGCAGATCCTGATGCAGAACTGTCCCGGACTTCAGACAGGAGCAGGCTTTGA
- a CDS encoding efflux RND transporter periplasmic adaptor subunit, whose translation MKRKQKIKIAVFSMAGLAAVIVVLFAARSFLAEDDISNVTYRVRQEKYENVIDVAGVVSAAQEQTLQALSDGTVVGVFVKQGDHVKKGDIIIQLDDTTQQYNLAKHDYEMETTRISGSKKELALKETERLSLVQKIAERKVMATFDGIIADIDVAVGDSLEAKDSVGTLVDVSYLLADVEIAETDVSKLSVGQTVEFTFPAHSGLITGYVVGWPAIGEVTSRGATVVNAKLRIDSPYPEEILPNFSFSGKIKISPDENFLIVEKYAVARDGKEAYVVKKSSDEKIKVTVRPYDVEYVRIESGDIKAGDILKAQSSAEKSGQQRGMNMKNKNSKNNTNTKNSPGAGGPPPGGF comes from the coding sequence ATGAAAAGAAAACAGAAAATTAAAATAGCTGTATTTTCTATGGCAGGACTTGCCGCAGTAATTGTTGTTTTGTTTGCAGCACGTTCTTTTCTTGCTGAAGATGATATAAGTAATGTTACATATAGAGTAAGGCAGGAAAAATATGAAAATGTAATTGATGTTGCCGGGGTTGTTTCTGCAGCACAGGAACAGACTTTGCAGGCACTTTCTGACGGAACTGTTGTTGGGGTTTTTGTTAAGCAGGGAGATCATGTAAAAAAAGGCGATATTATCATTCAGCTGGATGATACGACACAGCAGTATAATCTTGCCAAACATGATTATGAAATGGAAACTACCCGTATCAGCGGTTCAAAAAAAGAGCTGGCGTTAAAAGAAACGGAGAGGCTTTCTCTAGTTCAGAAAATTGCAGAAAGAAAAGTAATGGCAACTTTTGACGGAATAATTGCAGATATTGATGTTGCTGTTGGAGATTCACTTGAAGCAAAAGATTCTGTAGGAACTCTTGTTGATGTTTCTTATCTTCTTGCAGATGTTGAAATTGCAGAAACTGATGTATCGAAACTTTCTGTAGGCCAGACGGTTGAGTTTACGTTTCCGGCACATTCAGGTTTGATAACCGGTTATGTTGTAGGATGGCCTGCTATTGGCGAAGTAACAAGCCGTGGTGCGACTGTCGTAAATGCAAAGCTGAGAATTGATTCACCTTATCCTGAAGAGATTCTTCCAAATTTTTCTTTCAGCGGAAAAATAAAAATTTCACCTGATGAGAATTTTCTTATCGTAGAAAAATATGCTGTTGCCCGTGACGGTAAAGAAGCTTATGTCGTAAAAAAATCTTCTGATGAAAAAATAAAAGTTACTGTTCGTCCTTATGATGTTGAATACGTAAGGATTGAAAGCGGTGACATAAAAGCCGGAGATATTCTTAAGGCTCAGAGTTCTGCAGAAAAATCCGGACAGCAGCGCGGCATGAACATGAAAAATAAGAACAGTAAAAATAATACAAATACGAAAAATAGTCCTGGTGCAGGCGGTCCTCCGCCGGGAGGATTCTAG
- a CDS encoding ABC transporter permease has protein sequence MLEDFINAFSNFKRNKIRTFLSLLGIIIGVASVIVIMSMGSSSTKQVQDTFGSNGLDMVSVSSGFKRRMREAISLQFNESFRETMFGQIENIKKIWYKNTCSMTVSYGDTSVSITATAVETDYLQEYGLKLESGNYFSVTDNVMGTQKIILGSEIASSLFPNGDAVGKIVNVVVSKVSFSFTVCGVLKEQTSGMENTTTGCYIIRGFYSKKIKANPEASTIMVQAVSTEKATELVTTITEYCEQVSGTEGSVNVTSMQTIIEQISSITNTMSIMLSAIAAISLLVGGIGIMNIMIVTVTERRQEIGIRKALGASPAVIRQQFLIESASITLMGGTIGIILGILLSIAVEFVRSLSFIISWQSCIIAFVFSVFVGIFFGLSPASRAAKLDPVAALA, from the coding sequence GTGCTGGAAGATTTTATAAACGCTTTTTCAAATTTTAAACGGAATAAAATACGAACATTTCTTTCTCTTCTTGGAATAATTATTGGTGTAGCATCAGTAATTGTAATTATGAGTATGGGTTCAAGTTCAACAAAACAGGTCCAGGATACTTTTGGTTCCAACGGTCTTGATATGGTAAGCGTTTCTTCTGGTTTTAAAAGACGAATGAGGGAAGCGATTTCTCTTCAGTTTAATGAATCTTTTAGAGAAACAATGTTTGGTCAGATCGAAAACATAAAAAAAATCTGGTACAAAAATACCTGCAGCATGACTGTATCTTACGGAGATACCAGTGTTTCGATTACTGCAACTGCTGTTGAAACTGATTATCTTCAGGAATACGGATTAAAGCTTGAAAGCGGAAATTATTTTTCTGTAACGGATAATGTTATGGGAACTCAGAAAATAATTCTCGGAAGTGAAATTGCTTCTTCTCTTTTTCCAAACGGTGATGCTGTAGGAAAAATAGTCAATGTTGTTGTCAGTAAAGTTTCATTCAGTTTTACTGTCTGCGGGGTATTAAAGGAACAGACTTCCGGAATGGAAAATACAACGACCGGCTGTTATATAATCCGGGGATTTTATTCAAAAAAGATAAAGGCAAATCCTGAAGCAAGTACGATTATGGTTCAGGCTGTATCAACGGAAAAAGCAACGGAACTCGTAACGACAATTACAGAGTATTGTGAACAGGTCAGCGGAACGGAAGGCTCGGTAAACGTAACTTCAATGCAGACAATTATTGAACAGATAAGTTCCATAACAAATACAATGAGCATCATGCTTTCTGCAATTGCTGCAATTTCTCTTTTAGTCGGCGGAATCGGAATCATGAACATAATGATTGTAACAGTAACGGAACGTCGTCAGGAGATAGGAATTCGTAAAGCGCTGGGGGCAAGTCCGGCAGTGATAAGGCAGCAGTTTCTGATTGAATCTGCAAGCATTACTTTAATGGGCGGTACTATCGGAATTATTCTTGGAATTCTTTTAAGTATTGCAGTTGAATTTGTAAGATCCCTTTCTTTTATAATCAGCTGGCAGTCCTGCATAATTGCCTTTGTATTTTCAGTTTTTGTAGGAATCTTTTTTGGATTAAGTCCTGCTTCCCGTGCAGCAAAGCTTGATCCGGTTGCAGCTCTTGCATGA
- a CDS encoding NAD(P)H-hydrate dehydratase, translating to MKKIYSDTRELDKAARSTFGLTEDIMMENAAAAMEKEISDYIKKCNGPFLSRPTVLVLCGGGNNGGDGYALARRLISHDVSVTVCEVLEAKSEMCILQKERAKKSGVHFISFYELDDFLTETSFDLKAVADCIFGSGFHGELPVQAKAVLDAVNKEKGLLKLACDIPSGIYFKADVTVTMGALKTQLFTDRSKDMCGKIKVADLGISRSSFENCPSVQPEAFLLEESDLVLPIREKQNVHKGTFGHTVIYSGEKTGASVIVGTAALNFGSGLVSLVDKTDGLENKNIPYELMTGKQLPENTTAVALGMGLGINNDCGNEYLETLIENKNIAAVLDADILSGEKFSEKLKELLYSRRGLDNLILTPHPKEFANMMKHLGLGEYEAADVVENKLECAKKFCSEFEGVTLILKGADVVIAQKNPSEENVRIYVNVFGTAALAKAGSGDVLGGFAAALLAQHKNSLGSAVHASLAHALASQKCSVNFSLTPFELISYLKQI from the coding sequence ATGAAAAAAATTTATTCTGATACACGTGAACTTGATAAAGCAGCCCGCAGCACATTTGGACTTACAGAAGATATTATGATGGAAAATGCAGCTGCTGCAATGGAAAAAGAAATCTCTGATTATATAAAAAAATGCAATGGTCCTTTTTTATCACGGCCGACAGTTTTAGTTTTATGCGGCGGTGGAAATAACGGAGGTGACGGATATGCACTTGCCCGCCGGCTTATTTCTCATGATGTTTCTGTAACGGTTTGTGAAGTTCTTGAAGCAAAGAGTGAAATGTGTATTTTGCAGAAAGAGCGTGCAAAAAAAAGTGGAGTTCATTTTATAAGTTTTTATGAACTGGATGATTTTTTAACGGAAACAAGTTTTGATTTAAAAGCTGTAGCTGACTGTATTTTTGGAAGCGGGTTTCATGGTGAACTTCCGGTGCAGGCAAAAGCTGTTCTTGATGCTGTAAATAAAGAAAAGGGTCTGCTGAAACTTGCCTGTGATATTCCTTCAGGAATTTATTTTAAAGCAGACGTAACGGTTACTATGGGTGCATTAAAAACACAGCTCTTTACGGACCGTTCAAAAGATATGTGCGGAAAAATAAAAGTTGCAGATCTTGGAATCAGCAGAAGTTCTTTTGAAAACTGTCCGTCGGTACAGCCGGAAGCATTTTTGCTTGAAGAATCAGATCTTGTTCTTCCGATTAGAGAAAAACAGAATGTGCATAAAGGAACCTTCGGTCATACGGTAATTTACAGTGGAGAAAAAACCGGAGCTTCCGTAATTGTAGGAACTGCCGCATTAAATTTTGGAAGCGGTCTTGTAAGTCTTGTGGATAAAACCGACGGTCTTGAAAATAAAAACATTCCTTATGAACTTATGACGGGAAAACAGCTGCCGGAAAATACTACAGCAGTTGCACTGGGAATGGGGCTTGGTATAAATAATGACTGCGGAAATGAATACCTTGAAACCCTGATTGAAAATAAAAATATTGCTGCTGTGCTTGATGCCGACATTCTTTCTGGAGAAAAGTTTTCTGAAAAATTAAAGGAACTTTTATACAGTCGCCGCGGACTTGATAATTTAATACTTACTCCGCATCCTAAAGAATTTGCAAACATGATGAAACATCTTGGGCTTGGAGAATATGAAGCAGCTGATGTTGTGGAAAACAAGCTTGAATGTGCAAAAAAGTTCTGTAGTGAATTTGAAGGCGTTACTTTGATTTTGAAAGGTGCCGATGTTGTTATTGCTCAGAAAAATCCTTCTGAAGAAAATGTCAGGATTTATGTGAATGTGTTCGGCACCGCTGCTCTTGCAAAGGCAGGGAGCGGAGATGTTCTTGGGGGATTCGCGGCGGCGCTTCTTGCCCAGCATAAAAATTCTCTGGGGAGTGCAGTTCATGCTTCCCTGGCACATGCCCTGGCTTCTCAAAAGTGCAGTGTGAATTTTTCGCTTACTCCATTTGAACTGATTTCGTACTTAAAGCAGATTTAA
- a CDS encoding ABC transporter permease produces the protein MLKYVLKRIALLVLSLFIIMTMLFILIRLLPNQVESVQGGYDKALSDMRQAWGYNKPVLVQYAIFLKNVFTKWDWGFCTTMGSFLQPVDEYLMSKLPATIYINVFSLIISIPLGLIFGITAAVYKNKWPDHIIQVFIMFFISVPSFVYAFLLQYFIGFKLNLCPLVLASGNDWFSWTMFHSAILPVLALSFGPIAGQMRLIRAELTESLTSEYMLLAVTKGLSKKQATVRHALRNSLVPLIPTYLADFLYVIAGSMIIEQIFAVPGIGKTYILSISQKDYSVFMMCSMFYISIGLAAGILFDLSYGFIDPRIRMGGNKTNEL, from the coding sequence ATGCTGAAATATGTTTTAAAACGAATAGCTCTGCTGGTTTTAAGCCTTTTTATAATTATGACCATGCTCTTTATACTGATCCGCCTGCTTCCAAATCAGGTAGAAAGCGTACAGGGCGGATATGACAAAGCCCTCTCTGACATGAGGCAGGCCTGGGGCTACAACAAACCGGTTCTGGTTCAATATGCAATTTTTCTAAAAAATGTGTTTACAAAGTGGGACTGGGGATTCTGTACGACAATGGGCTCTTTTTTACAGCCTGTTGATGAATATCTCATGTCAAAACTTCCTGCAACCATATACATAAACGTTTTTTCCCTTATTATTTCTATTCCTTTAGGACTTATTTTTGGAATAACAGCTGCAGTCTACAAAAACAAATGGCCTGATCACATAATTCAGGTTTTCATTATGTTCTTTATATCTGTACCTTCTTTTGTTTATGCATTTCTTCTCCAGTATTTTATAGGTTTTAAACTGAATCTGTGTCCTCTTGTTCTTGCTTCCGGCAATGACTGGTTTTCCTGGACAATGTTTCACAGTGCCATACTTCCTGTTCTAGCCCTCTCTTTTGGTCCTATTGCCGGACAGATGCGTCTCATCAGGGCTGAACTTACAGAATCCCTTACCAGTGAATACATGCTCCTTGCAGTAACAAAAGGCCTGTCTAAAAAGCAGGCGACTGTAAGACATGCACTGCGCAATTCTCTTGTACCGCTCATCCCTACGTACCTGGCAGATTTTCTTTACGTAATTGCAGGCAGTATGATTATCGAACAGATTTTTGCCGTACCTGGAATCGGAAAAACTTACATTCTTTCTATTTCGCAAAAAGACTACAGCGTCTTCATGATGTGTTCCATGTTTTACATTTCCATCGGTCTTGCTGCAGGAATACTCTTTGACCTTAGCTACGGTTTTATAGACCCTAGAATCCGCATGGGAGGAAATAAAACAAATGAATTATGA
- a CDS encoding M3 family oligoendopeptidase, with protein sequence MNTNDLNNIPLWNLDSLFASIDSAEYKAAVNETETLRKTCEEFLETADRFTREANSNFDFAQWLKTYLETEDKLIASAQTLSAYAYIVYSTDTTNTEYINNLSKIDELKNNIHQLEIKFSAILVSHQIYLEEFYNRFPEYAEYKFLLEEILEESKHLMSPAEEKLAGELSRTGGNAWGLLQEQIISNLHDENGKTFNEIRNDAFSNDPAVRKEAWAKEINLLSQNRIAIAAALNNLKGETVSLNKRRRWNTALDRSLFTSRLSRKTLEAMISVIEDSLPEWRKYWQKKAQLLKEAGTTASTSSQKGIAFYDLFAPLPSKNSSSTGTENSLLTKEWSFSDAKEYIIKEYNSFSKKMGDFAKQAFESGWIDAKVRPGKVGGAYDEDFPKGHQSRILTNFTGTFSDIITLAHELGHAFHFSCMKNKPAAFFSYPMTLAETASTFAETIVKQDMIATCSDEDKLKMIETDLQDASQVLVDILCRFYFEQSVFEKRSEGELNADDFCQLMKDAQERSYGDGLNEERHEYMWAVKSHYYSTDFDFYNYPYAFGQLFASGLYALYKKEGTSFAEKYCTILSNTGSMSCENLCLQAGFDITKKDFWQNAINMYMEEIKEFCK encoded by the coding sequence ATGAATACAAACGATTTAAATAACATTCCGCTCTGGAATCTGGACAGTCTTTTTGCTTCAATTGATTCCGCTGAATATAAAGCAGCCGTTAACGAAACAGAGACTTTAAGAAAAACCTGTGAAGAATTTTTAGAAACAGCAGACCGTTTTACCCGGGAAGCAAATTCTAATTTTGATTTTGCACAGTGGCTTAAAACTTATCTTGAAACAGAAGACAAACTTATCGCCAGTGCACAAACTCTTTCTGCCTACGCTTACATTGTATATTCAACAGATACAACAAACACTGAATATATAAATAATCTTTCAAAAATCGATGAATTAAAAAATAACATTCATCAGCTGGAAATAAAATTTTCTGCAATACTCGTATCTCATCAGATTTATCTTGAAGAGTTTTACAATCGCTTTCCTGAATATGCCGAATACAAATTCCTTCTTGAAGAAATTCTTGAAGAATCAAAACACCTTATGTCACCGGCAGAAGAAAAACTTGCAGGAGAACTTTCCCGCACAGGAGGAAATGCCTGGGGACTTTTACAGGAACAGATTATTTCCAATCTCCATGACGAAAACGGCAAAACTTTTAACGAAATAAGAAACGATGCTTTTTCTAATGATCCTGCAGTACGCAAAGAAGCCTGGGCTAAAGAAATAAATCTTCTTTCTCAAAACAGAATTGCCATTGCCGCAGCCCTTAACAATTTAAAAGGAGAAACTGTTTCTTTAAATAAACGCCGCCGCTGGAACACAGCCCTGGACCGTTCCCTTTTTACCAGCCGTCTTTCCCGCAAAACTCTTGAAGCAATGATTTCCGTTATCGAAGACAGTCTTCCGGAATGGAGAAAATACTGGCAGAAAAAAGCTCAGCTTCTTAAAGAAGCAGGCACGACAGCAAGTACTTCTTCTCAAAAAGGAATCGCTTTCTACGATTTATTTGCTCCGCTTCCTTCAAAAAATTCCTCCAGTACAGGAACAGAAAATTCTCTTCTTACAAAAGAATGGTCCTTTTCTGACGCAAAAGAATATATCATAAAAGAATACAATTCCTTTTCTAAAAAGATGGGAGATTTTGCAAAACAGGCCTTTGAATCAGGATGGATTGATGCAAAAGTTCGTCCAGGAAAAGTCGGTGGTGCTTACGATGAAGATTTTCCAAAAGGACACCAGAGCCGCATCCTTACAAACTTTACCGGAACTTTCAGCGACATCATAACTCTTGCTCATGAACTGGGACACGCTTTCCACTTCAGCTGCATGAAAAATAAACCAGCAGCTTTCTTTTCTTATCCGATGACACTGGCAGAAACAGCAAGCACTTTTGCAGAAACAATCGTAAAGCAGGATATGATTGCAACCTGTTCTGATGAAGATAAACTCAAAATGATAGAAACAGATTTACAGGATGCAAGTCAGGTACTCGTAGATATCCTCTGCAGATTTTATTTTGAACAGAGTGTATTTGAAAAACGTTCAGAAGGAGAACTCAATGCAGACGATTTCTGCCAGCTGATGAAAGATGCACAGGAACGCAGCTACGGTGACGGATTAAATGAAGAACGCCACGAATACATGTGGGCTGTTAAAAGTCATTATTATTCAACGGATTTTGATTTTTATAACTACCCTTATGCCTTCGGACAGCTGTTTGCCAGCGGATTATATGCCCTTTACAAAAAAGAAGGAACATCTTTTGCAGAAAAATATTGTACTATTTTGAGCAATACCGGCAGTATGTCCTGTGAAAATCTGTGCCTTCAGGCAGGGTTTGATATTACAAAAAAAGATTTCTGGCAGAATGCAATCAACATGTATATGGAAGAAATTAAGGAATTTTGTAAATAA
- a CDS encoding ABC transporter permease, with protein MNYENKTDPCSIKIDKSKFKFVQLNNTLGECKLQTKPTGYFKDAMIRFAKNRGSVICFFIIIALILYAVFAPVFSSYKISDKDGYYAYASPKCSLFENTAFWNGCSITEVNEQTFDYLNNIPGAVKKFYGTKTYSIANRPQKWFKVKIDDYAKVGWIKKLLTKEEYEAALNYEKETGRQLFYPIIDRKKIKSPVYKNDQNAWFLTDDHGFALKDDSEKVKDIFLYENNSSSPAMFISRMDGTQFETRVLYKEWYRYQNNKYASFLFGADNAGYDIFTRLAYGARLSLLLSICVAAINLFLGIIIGSLEGYYGGTFDLIAERIKEILYQIPSVILMTLFQLYFAKKAGPVFSMFVAFIFFGWIGTSSTVRAQFYRYKGQEYVMASRTLGAKDFRLIFRHIFPNAIGFIITTSVLTIPGVIFSEANLTYLGIVNLQSDTMTSVGTMLNGAQDALSIHPHCVFFPAAFISILLICFNEFGNGLRDAFNPVLRGSEK; from the coding sequence ATGAATTATGAAAATAAGACTGATCCATGCAGTATAAAAATTGATAAATCAAAATTCAAATTTGTTCAGCTGAACAATACTTTAGGTGAATGCAAACTTCAGACAAAACCAACCGGATATTTTAAGGATGCAATGATTCGTTTTGCAAAAAACCGCGGCTCCGTCATCTGTTTTTTTATAATCATCGCTTTAATTTTATATGCAGTTTTTGCCCCTGTTTTTTCTTCATATAAGATTTCTGATAAAGACGGCTACTACGCATACGCATCTCCAAAATGTTCATTATTTGAAAACACCGCTTTCTGGAACGGATGCTCTATTACAGAAGTCAATGAACAGACTTTCGATTATCTGAATAATATTCCTGGAGCTGTAAAAAAATTTTACGGAACAAAAACTTACAGCATTGCAAACCGCCCGCAAAAATGGTTCAAAGTAAAAATTGATGATTATGCAAAAGTCGGCTGGATAAAAAAACTTCTCACAAAAGAAGAATATGAAGCAGCCTTAAACTACGAAAAAGAAACCGGCAGACAGCTTTTCTATCCGATTATCGACCGCAAGAAAATTAAAAGTCCTGTCTACAAAAATGATCAGAATGCATGGTTCTTAACAGATGATCATGGGTTTGCCCTTAAAGATGATAGTGAAAAAGTAAAAGATATTTTTCTTTATGAAAATAATTCTTCCTCACCGGCAATGTTTATCTCCAGAATGGACGGAACACAGTTTGAAACCAGAGTTCTTTATAAAGAATGGTACAGATATCAAAATAATAAATACGCTTCCTTCCTTTTTGGCGCAGATAATGCAGGCTACGATATTTTTACAAGACTTGCTTATGGAGCAAGACTTTCTCTTTTATTAAGTATTTGTGTTGCTGCCATAAATTTATTTTTAGGAATCATCATTGGCTCTCTTGAAGGATACTACGGCGGAACTTTTGATTTGATTGCAGAACGTATTAAAGAAATTTTATATCAGATACCTTCCGTAATTTTAATGACACTGTTCCAGTTATATTTTGCAAAAAAAGCAGGACCGGTTTTTTCAATGTTCGTTGCATTTATTTTCTTCGGATGGATTGGAACTTCCTCAACTGTCCGTGCACAGTTCTACCGTTACAAAGGTCAGGAATACGTAATGGCAAGCCGCACTTTAGGTGCAAAGGATTTTCGTCTGATTTTCAGACATATCTTCCCGAATGCAATCGGCTTCATCATCACAACAAGCGTTCTTACAATTCCAGGAGTAATTTTTTCTGAAGCAAACCTTACTTACCTTGGTATTGTAAATCTTCAAAGTGACACAATGACTTCTGTCGGAACAATGCTCAACGGTGCACAGGACGCACTTTCCATTCATCCTCACTGCGTATTCTTTCCGGCAGCCTTCATATCTATTCTCCTCATCTGTTTTAATGAATTTGGAAACGGACTCAGAGATGCCTTCAACCCGGTTTTAAGAGGAAGCGAAAAATGA